The window CCCAGGGTTTCGCCGTCATCAACGGTGTCCCGGGCACCGGCGCGCTTGAGCGGCAAGGCCAGGTACACCAAGCCATCGCGCAGGTTGTCGTCGACATTCAGTGGGCTCGGCGCCAGGTCATCCTGGGGAATGTTGAAGGGCGTGCCGTCCGGCAACAGCCCCCGCGCCGAGATGATTGCCAGTTTGCCCTGGGCCAACAGGCCCTGATCGATCAGCAATTCGGAGAAACCCCAGGCGCCGGCCGATAACGGGCGGCTTCGGGCGTCGATGAGGTTTTCCAGGTAACGGTCATGCTGTTGGAAGTGCTGCGTTCCAATGAACATGCCTTCTGACCAGACCACGCGATTGTTCCAGGACATGGGAGCTCCGATTGCTTTATTGGGCAGGGCTGGATGGGGGAACCACGACGGCGCTGCGCACGGCGCGCACATCGAGGCTGATCTGGTATTCGGTGTATTGGCGCGGCGGGACATTCATCACCGTGCGCCACAACGACTGATCCAGTTCGCGATAGCCCACCAGCACACCGATGTGGCGGGTGGCCGGATCGAGGTCGCGTTGCAGGCTCAATTGCTGGCCGGGCTGGACCAGCACTTCGTCCTGGTCGATCAGGTCTGCGCCGAGCGTCGCCTGGGCCCGTTCGGCCAAGGCGAAATAATCGGCACGGCCGAAGGTGGCGGCATTTTTCAGTTCGAAAATGCGCACCCGGACCGGGGCCGGTTGGCCGCTGGTGCCGGGGTTGAGGCTGGCGATGGCGTGGAAGTGCAACTCGACGGCCGCGGTGTCGGCCTCGGCCTCAGCGGCCTCGGGTTTGACCGTATCCTTGGCACACGCGGCCAGCAGAAGCACGGTGGCGACTGCGAGTAAAAACCTGGGAATCATCCTGCGTCCTCAATGACGTTTCAGCTATCCGTTGTTCCATTTTTTGCTATGAATGGCGCGCTCAGCCGCGACGCTGCCTTGTACTGTGTTGTTCGTAGGCGCGGCTGAATTCCCGACCGAACAGGTCCTGGAAATCCTCTTGGGCCTCACGGGAAATATTGCTGTAGAGCTCGGTGAACTGCTGCCAGTACTGGGCCTGTCGCGAGCCATTGAAAATGCTCGACAGGCCACCGGGTTTGCCCATGCGCTCTTCCAGTTGCGCCGGCTCGAAGCGCGCCAACAGGTGCTTGATCGCCGCTTCCACACCGGCCATCACTGCCAATTGGTGGGCACGCAAATCATCGAAGCTGTCGCGCACCGCCAGGTCCGGCGCCATGAACGCCTGATTGCTCTGGCGCAACAGCAACAGCAAGGCTTCATCGACATTGGGCGCGAATTTCAGCGGATTGTTTTCCACCGGTTGAATCATCGTCTGCTGAATGCGGAACTCGCCCTTGAGACTGCTGCGGGCACGCAAGACATCGATCAGGCCCTCGACCATCAGCCGATAACTGCGGCCGATGCTTTCCATCTGCGCTTCGGCCTGGGCCTTGTCCAGGCGCAACTGATCCAGCCCGGCGCCACGCAGGAAGGCTTGCAACAGGTCGGGCTGAGCGTTGTCGGCCGAACTGACCGGATTGACCGGGCGTTCGACGATGGCCGCGGGCGGTTCGGGGGCCGGCTCGATCGGCACGCGGAGTTCAGGCATGGGGGGCGGCGCAACCTCTGCGACCGGCAAAGGGGCGACCGCTACCGGCACAGGCGTGTCGCTGAACAGATCCCAATCTTCCGGAATCACCGGCATTGACGTCTGCGGCACAGGCTCGATCACAGGCGTTGGATGGGGTATCGGGGTCGGTGGGCGGAAGTCATGCAGCTCGGCCGGGACATGGTCGGGCTGGGTGGCCGGCGGGACGGTGGTCGGTGCCAGGAAGTCGAACAGGTCTGGCAGTGTGTCCATTGCCGACACACCCTGAAAATGTGCAGGTGGTGTCATGGGCAACGACGTCGGGGTAGTCGCAACGGCGCCCTGACGCCCCATCATGGCCTCGAAGCTGTTGGACGAATCAGCGAAAGGGTTGCTGTCGGTCGCCGGCAGACTGAAGTCGATGCGCGCCTGGATTTCGTAATCACCGATTCTAATAACTTCGCCATCTTGCAATGGCTCGCTGTTTCCTTTGCGCAAACGAATACCGGCCTTGACCAATTCCACACCATTAGTGCTGTTATCGGTTAAGTAGTAGCGGCCATCTTTGTATTGAATTACGCAATGTTTGCCGGACACCAAGCGCTCGGGGTCAGGCAATATCCAGTCATTATCCAAATTGCGGCCAATCGCCATCACACCCTGATCCATGGATTTTTCAGAGCACTGACCAGGGGTAATTTTGTGATAACTAGTGATAGTCAAACACAGCGACATCTTGCCTCCTTGCTGAACACTTTGCGCGCGGGCGAGTGAGGGACTTAACGCCCGAGCGACTCGCCGACAACCCTTGCAAACAACCTGAAAAACCACGTTTTACCAGCATGATTGCTGATCTTAACCGTCTTTCGTGACAAAAAACCTGCACCAGTGCCCGCCTCGACCCACTGGTCGCGCGGGTTGTTAAGCACCTCACATCTGTCACACAGGGGAAATAGCTTACCTTGACAAGCCATAAGTACTACACCAAAAATGCACAACTTCTTGAATATGAATGATGGCACTTTAAGATCACCGCGCATCTAAAGGGCCATTACATTCAAGGAAACATGTGAAGCTCCACTTGGAACTAACATGGAACTGCCCGACTCTCGAGCGGGCGATATGGAGATCAAATTCAGTGGAAGTGCCTTTGTTGCTCGCCGCCGTGTCCGCGACTTCGCCTTGTGGCGAAGATCTGGAATATGACGCGGATTTTTTGCACCTGGAACGCGACTCCCTAGGCAAGCCCGAGCGCAGCATGGGCGATTCGATATTGCCTGCCGAACCCCCAGAATGGCGCAGCATCCAGCAGCAAAGCCTGGCGTTGTTGCAACGCAGCAAAGACCTGCGCATCACCCATTTCCTTTTGCAAAGCTCCCTTGCCCTCGAAGGCGTCAGCGGCCTGGCCCGCGTCCTGACACTGATCAGTGAATTGCTCAAGCAATACTGGGCCGACCTGCATCCGCGCCTGGATGCCGAAGACAACAACGACCCCACCGTGCGCATCAATGCCCTCGCCGGCCTGACCTCCGATGTCACCGTTCGCCTGCTGCGCGAAAGCATCCTGGCCCGCTCGCGTGCCTTTGGCCCTGTCAGCCTGCGCGCCGCCGCCAACGCCAGCGGGCTGCAAAGCTTCCCTGACGAAAACCTCGGTGCCGAGCAACTCGCCGGGGCGTTCCTCGACA of the Pseudomonas frederiksbergensis genome contains:
- the tssJ gene encoding type VI secretion system lipoprotein TssJ — translated: MIPRFLLAVATVLLLAACAKDTVKPEAAEAEADTAAVELHFHAIASLNPGTSGQPAPVRVRIFELKNAATFGRADYFALAERAQATLGADLIDQDEVLVQPGQQLSLQRDLDPATRHIGVLVGYRELDQSLWRTVMNVPPRQYTEYQISLDVRAVRSAVVVPPSSPAQ
- the tssA gene encoding type VI secretion system protein TssA; its protein translation is MEVPLLLAAVSATSPCGEDLEYDADFLHLERDSLGKPERSMGDSILPAEPPEWRSIQQQSLALLQRSKDLRITHFLLQSSLALEGVSGLARVLTLISELLKQYWADLHPRLDAEDNNDPTVRINALAGLTSDVTVRLLRESILARSRAFGPVSLRAAANASGLQSFPDENLGAEQLAGAFLDSDPEQLEITRAALHEARGAAEAIEQHVSEQVGSAQGVDLGPLKQPLKMALQILGQFAPQSGDSPLPDTLGDDSAAPVEYATTPSAPSAPRSTGTGEINNRDDVLRSLDRILAYYTRHEPSSPLPVLLNRAKNLVHADFAAIVRNLIPDGMSQFENLRGPDSE
- the tagH gene encoding type VI secretion system-associated FHA domain protein TagH, yielding MSLCLTITSYHKITPGQCSEKSMDQGVMAIGRNLDNDWILPDPERLVSGKHCVIQYKDGRYYLTDNSTNGVELVKAGIRLRKGNSEPLQDGEVIRIGDYEIQARIDFSLPATDSNPFADSSNSFEAMMGRQGAVATTPTSLPMTPPAHFQGVSAMDTLPDLFDFLAPTTVPPATQPDHVPAELHDFRPPTPIPHPTPVIEPVPQTSMPVIPEDWDLFSDTPVPVAVAPLPVAEVAPPPMPELRVPIEPAPEPPAAIVERPVNPVSSADNAQPDLLQAFLRGAGLDQLRLDKAQAEAQMESIGRSYRLMVEGLIDVLRARSSLKGEFRIQQTMIQPVENNPLKFAPNVDEALLLLLRQSNQAFMAPDLAVRDSFDDLRAHQLAVMAGVEAAIKHLLARFEPAQLEERMGKPGGLSSIFNGSRQAQYWQQFTELYSNISREAQEDFQDLFGREFSRAYEQHSTRQRRG